In Marinomonas posidonica IVIA-Po-181, a single window of DNA contains:
- a CDS encoding AI-2E family transporter encodes MSEQHKGIQWLVGFAAFIIIIAGLKAASQIVVPFMLSVFIAIICAPAMSSLRQRKVPTWLSILLVVFLILVGVGSIALLVGSSLDSFSSQLPNYKQRFAEEMSGVIQLLNNVGIQVSYDQVKGYIDPSSLMQMVANALRGLGSALTNLVMVVMIVIFILFEAVELPHKLSRALNNASESMGRFETFISSVNRYLVIKTLVSILTGVLITAWLWVLGIDFPILWGVCAFLLNFVPNIGSIIAAIPAVLLAFVQLGSLSAGLTALGFVIVNLIVGNMIEPRYMGKGLGLSTLVVFLSLLLWGWVFGPVGMLLSIPLTIIVKLAFEANPKMRWLAIMLDSDKGVSEVEK; translated from the coding sequence ATGAGTGAACAGCATAAAGGTATTCAATGGTTAGTCGGCTTTGCGGCATTTATTATTATCATTGCCGGATTAAAAGCGGCATCACAGATTGTTGTGCCTTTTATGTTGTCGGTGTTCATTGCCATCATCTGTGCGCCCGCTATGTCGAGTTTACGCCAGCGTAAAGTTCCCACTTGGTTATCCATTTTACTGGTGGTTTTCTTGATTTTGGTTGGTGTTGGTTCCATTGCATTATTGGTTGGGTCGTCCCTTGACAGTTTTTCAAGCCAGCTCCCCAATTACAAACAACGCTTTGCTGAAGAAATGTCTGGGGTGATTCAGTTATTGAATAATGTAGGCATTCAAGTGTCATATGATCAGGTGAAAGGCTACATTGACCCATCTTCTTTAATGCAGATGGTTGCAAATGCATTGCGAGGGTTGGGCAGTGCATTAACTAACTTGGTCATGGTGGTGATGATCGTGATCTTTATTTTGTTTGAAGCGGTTGAATTACCCCATAAATTATCTCGTGCATTGAACAATGCTTCAGAGTCGATGGGACGGTTTGAAACCTTTATTAGCTCAGTCAACCGATACTTGGTGATCAAAACATTGGTGAGTATTTTGACCGGTGTGTTGATAACGGCTTGGTTGTGGGTATTGGGCATTGATTTTCCCATCCTGTGGGGAGTGTGTGCGTTTTTACTCAATTTTGTGCCTAATATAGGTTCGATCATTGCCGCCATTCCGGCCGTGTTGCTAGCATTTGTTCAGCTGGGTAGTCTGTCGGCGGGTCTGACGGCACTTGGGTTTGTGATTGTTAACTTGATCGTTGGTAACATGATTGAACCAAGGTACATGGGTAAGGGGTTAGGTTTGTCTACCTTGGTGGTTTTCTTGTCTTTACTCTTGTGGGGATGGGTTTTTGGGCCAGTAGGTATGCTTTTATCCATTCCATTGACTATTATTGTAAAACTGGCATTTGAAGCGAATCCTAAGATGCGTTGGTTGGCCATAATGCTGGATTCCGACAAAGGGGTTTCTGAGGTCGAAAAATAA
- a CDS encoding ATP-binding protein, translating into MSLLRPLRSIAEKRSSIYMLVSAAIIFLAVTASIFLELVERQKVIMTAVEEDALWASYQLDRESLKLMNALKLLEDQPNEQQLQEARDRFDILYSRLNILKFGQLKQVYQRLPHADELIDAITQKMIHLDSLLFVDGVNVDVKSALKESNSILKTTESIVMDTLTLRSAEKVERREVSYDLFIKLASLISLLAITVMFIIYMLFRQLRIATESYRKSIELTHELEKAVQSAEEALKVKLDFMATMSHEIRTPMNAIIGFSHLLLEDHLEDKVYDRVKKIQTSADALLHIINGILEFSKLESDGVELEEAEFSLDQVLEYVYQVNAEMASKKNLQFSVSRDFELSNNMLGDPTRLQQIMINLLSNAIKFTHEGRVDLRVSLANQNHMLIEVQDTGVGIGKNVDVFESFKQADSSTTRLFGGTGLGLSITRQLVDLFGGELSYDSEGGAGTLFKVVLPYRPVGLRRNQNSNLVLLKEDAYLVDFLTEIGMKNIVLTEPAELEGIFAGKSNGSIGTILVSYDYFSQSKQLTPNLYQILKEQAGIYCKQDMPQQDEPFSALITPKKVEELKHKNKALLFAQDVDNTSDQSESLETRFLKNKRILLAEDNVVNANIVKAIYSKMGIALDWAENGQQAYEKAIENRYDLILMDIRMPIMDGYQATQLIRDKLSDRAPTILCLTADVVNVDGTEKMDALFDEVMYKPLDHHLLMKKTLTLLTEKEAVNHEQTIVLTDQKERLAEIEAIELLLMAGDVSSEGRVKQLLSRLTDKDQQETLQQVLAYITDYDFQDACRVLKELKRVYLS; encoded by the coding sequence GTGTCGTTACTGAGACCGTTACGCTCTATTGCGGAGAAACGTTCATCCATCTATATGTTGGTGAGTGCGGCTATTATTTTTCTAGCGGTAACAGCAAGCATTTTTTTAGAGTTGGTTGAGCGTCAAAAAGTGATTATGACTGCGGTTGAGGAAGACGCATTATGGGCTTCGTATCAACTGGATAGGGAGTCATTAAAACTGATGAACGCCCTGAAATTATTGGAAGACCAACCAAACGAACAGCAGTTGCAAGAAGCTAGAGACCGTTTTGATATTCTCTACAGTCGGTTGAATATTCTGAAATTTGGTCAACTAAAACAAGTGTATCAAAGACTGCCTCATGCAGATGAACTAATTGATGCCATAACCCAAAAGATGATTCACCTTGATTCATTGTTGTTTGTTGACGGTGTCAACGTTGATGTGAAGAGTGCGCTAAAAGAAAGTAATAGTATTCTCAAAACAACAGAGTCCATTGTCATGGATACACTCACCTTAAGGTCAGCTGAAAAGGTTGAGCGAAGAGAGGTGTCCTATGATTTATTTATCAAATTGGCCAGTTTGATTTCTTTGTTGGCAATAACTGTGATGTTTATCATCTACATGTTGTTTAGGCAATTAAGAATCGCTACTGAATCTTATCGCAAATCCATAGAGCTAACGCATGAGTTAGAGAAAGCAGTTCAGTCGGCCGAAGAGGCACTGAAAGTCAAATTAGATTTTATGGCAACGATGAGTCATGAAATTCGAACCCCAATGAATGCCATTATCGGTTTTAGTCATCTGCTATTAGAAGACCATTTGGAAGATAAAGTTTACGACAGAGTGAAAAAAATCCAAACCTCTGCGGATGCTTTGCTACACATTATCAATGGTATATTGGAGTTTTCAAAACTAGAATCAGATGGTGTTGAGTTAGAAGAAGCCGAGTTCAGCCTAGACCAAGTTCTAGAATATGTATATCAGGTCAATGCTGAGATGGCCAGCAAGAAGAATTTGCAGTTCAGCGTCAGTCGTGACTTCGAATTGTCCAACAACATGCTTGGTGATCCGACTCGGTTGCAGCAGATTATGATTAACTTGCTTAGCAATGCGATTAAATTTACTCATGAAGGTCGTGTGGATTTACGGGTTAGCTTGGCAAACCAAAATCATATGCTTATTGAGGTACAAGATACTGGTGTTGGAATAGGTAAAAATGTCGATGTGTTTGAATCGTTTAAACAAGCTGACAGCAGCACAACTCGTTTGTTTGGCGGTACAGGATTAGGCTTAAGTATTACCCGTCAGCTGGTGGATTTATTTGGTGGTGAATTATCCTATGACAGCGAAGGCGGTGCTGGGACATTGTTTAAAGTGGTCTTGCCATATCGACCTGTGGGTTTAAGAAGGAATCAAAATTCCAATTTGGTTTTGTTGAAAGAAGACGCTTATTTAGTGGATTTTCTCACAGAAATTGGCATGAAAAACATCGTTTTAACTGAGCCTGCCGAGTTAGAAGGTATTTTTGCAGGTAAGTCGAATGGAAGTATTGGTACGATTTTAGTGAGTTATGATTATTTTTCTCAATCCAAGCAACTGACTCCTAATTTGTACCAAATATTGAAAGAGCAGGCGGGAATATATTGCAAGCAAGATATGCCCCAACAGGATGAGCCTTTTTCGGCCTTGATAACACCGAAGAAAGTTGAAGAGTTAAAACATAAAAATAAGGCATTATTGTTTGCTCAGGATGTTGACAATACATCTGATCAAAGTGAATCGCTAGAAACCCGTTTTCTGAAGAATAAGCGTATATTGTTGGCGGAAGATAATGTCGTGAATGCCAATATAGTGAAGGCCATTTACAGCAAGATGGGAATCGCACTCGACTGGGCTGAGAATGGCCAACAAGCCTACGAAAAAGCCATTGAAAACCGATACGATTTAATTTTAATGGACATTCGAATGCCCATCATGGATGGCTATCAAGCGACTCAGTTAATTCGAGATAAATTGAGCGATAGGGCTCCTACTATCCTATGTCTAACGGCGGATGTGGTGAATGTTGATGGCACAGAAAAGATGGATGCGTTATTTGATGAGGTTATGTACAAACCGTTAGACCATCACTTGTTAATGAAGAAAACATTGACTTTACTTACTGAGAAAGAAGCGGTTAACCATGAGCAGACAATCGTTTTAACTGACCAAAAAGAAAGGTTGGCAGAAATCGAAGCCATTGAACTACTCTTAATGGCGGGTGACGTGTCCTCTGAGGGTAGGGTGAAGCAATTGTTATCTCGATTAACGGACAAAGATCAACAAGAAACCCTTCAGCAAGTATTAGCTTATATTACTGATTACGATTTCCAAGATGCCTGTAGGGTTTTGAAAGAATTGAAAAGGGTTTATTTATCATGA
- a CDS encoding HD domain-containing phosphohydrolase: MSLFGQEAMNMTTECIDMLTDKKKVLIVDDVPRNIDLLKEILAEHYQVQVAKNGVAALNIIAASEPDIVLLDVMMPGMSGFEVCEKLKSQNQTANIPVIFLTATTDMKYEIEGFRVGAVDFITKPISPMTTLSRVATHLKLSENDKQNKAIIAARTQQLDDALEAAVTMLGEVGHLNDTDTGIHMWRMADYSAALARAAGWEEEQVELLRMAAPMHDTGKVAIPDSILKSPHKLTDDEMEIMKSHTVAGHNILSKSNAPLFQLAAQAALGHHEKWDGSGYPYGLAARAIPQSARIVAMADVFDALTMERSYKKSWTVEEALVHIERSAGSHFDPELVRLFLSIKDELIRIQKKWHLRELEQAN, translated from the coding sequence ATGAGTTTATTCGGACAAGAAGCAATGAATATGACGACGGAATGCATTGATATGCTCACAGATAAGAAAAAAGTATTGATCGTAGATGATGTGCCAAGAAACATTGATTTGCTTAAAGAGATACTGGCAGAGCATTATCAAGTTCAGGTGGCGAAAAACGGTGTCGCGGCCTTAAATATCATTGCAGCGAGTGAACCTGACATTGTTTTATTGGATGTCATGATGCCTGGAATGAGTGGTTTTGAAGTATGTGAAAAGTTAAAAAGTCAGAATCAGACAGCGAATATCCCAGTAATATTCTTGACGGCCACAACCGACATGAAATATGAAATTGAAGGGTTTAGGGTGGGGGCGGTGGACTTTATCACCAAACCAATCTCACCTATGACGACTCTATCTCGAGTAGCAACACATTTAAAGTTGTCTGAAAATGATAAGCAAAACAAAGCCATTATTGCGGCTCGTACTCAACAATTAGACGATGCACTTGAGGCCGCTGTCACCATGTTGGGTGAAGTTGGTCATTTGAATGATACCGATACCGGAATTCATATGTGGCGCATGGCGGATTATAGTGCTGCGTTAGCCAGAGCGGCGGGTTGGGAAGAAGAGCAAGTTGAACTGCTACGTATGGCGGCACCAATGCACGATACTGGTAAAGTGGCGATTCCTGACTCTATTTTAAAATCACCTCATAAGCTGACGGATGACGAGATGGAAATCATGAAGTCGCATACGGTGGCTGGCCACAATATATTGAGTAAAAGTAATGCGCCGTTATTTCAATTGGCAGCCCAGGCGGCCCTTGGCCATCATGAAAAATGGGATGGTTCAGGTTACCCTTATGGGCTGGCAGCGAGGGCCATACCTCAATCGGCTCGCATAGTAGCGATGGCGGATGTATTTGATGCGCTTACCATGGAGCGTTCTTATAAAAAGAGTTGGACGGTCGAGGAAGCGTTAGTGCATATTGAGCGTTCCGCTGGATCTCATTTTGATCCAGAATTAGTACGCTTGTTTTTGTCCATTAAGGATGAGCTCATTCGTATTCAGAAAAAATGGCATCTACGTGAATTAGAGCAAGCAAATTAA
- the sbcB gene encoding exodeoxyribonuclease I, with product MTAAGPTSFFWFDFETTGTDPARDRPMQFAGIRTDLNFNPIGEPVMFYCRLAEDTLPQPEACLLTGISPQEANRDGLCEAEFMQAVEAELSVPGTCALGYNTIRFDDEVVRHGFYRNFIDPYAREWQNNCSRWDMIDLVRMTYAMRPDGIVWPKKEDGQVSMKLEDLTKANNIAHEQAHDALSDVYGTIEIAKLIQDKQPKLFAYYFKMRQKHELQQFIDPVRMKPFLHISGMFGQARHYAAFVVPVAPHPTNKNGIIVWDLMEDAQPLLELSVKEIQHRVFTRQDELGDISRLPLKVIHYNRAPAVAPATFLKDEQIVNRLGLDGDKCRHNLAMIKQHTGLAAKLSDVFVQEERTIDKDPDLMLYSGGFFSREDKTRMDTIRSTPAEHLTELSLSFDDRRLPEMLTRYIGRNYPEQLTEQQRQEWEEYRQIRLLETDGGGSITMAQYFDRLNAIAQTPDLSSRQQIMLQDLADYAQSIYPMDM from the coding sequence GTGACTGCAGCGGGCCCAACGTCATTTTTTTGGTTTGATTTTGAAACAACAGGAACGGACCCAGCAAGAGATCGTCCTATGCAATTTGCCGGCATTAGAACCGATCTTAATTTTAATCCTATTGGTGAACCTGTCATGTTTTACTGCCGTCTGGCAGAAGATACACTGCCTCAGCCAGAGGCCTGCTTATTAACCGGTATTAGTCCGCAAGAAGCGAACCGTGATGGTTTGTGTGAAGCGGAATTTATGCAAGCGGTTGAAGCCGAGTTATCTGTTCCTGGTACCTGCGCTCTTGGTTACAACACCATACGCTTTGACGACGAAGTGGTACGTCACGGGTTTTATCGTAACTTTATCGATCCCTACGCTCGTGAATGGCAAAATAATTGTTCCCGTTGGGATATGATAGATTTGGTTCGTATGACGTACGCCATGCGCCCGGATGGCATTGTTTGGCCTAAGAAAGAAGATGGCCAGGTATCGATGAAGCTAGAGGATTTGACCAAGGCGAACAACATTGCTCATGAACAAGCTCATGACGCCTTGTCTGATGTCTATGGCACCATTGAAATAGCGAAATTGATTCAGGATAAGCAACCTAAATTATTTGCTTATTATTTCAAGATGCGTCAAAAGCATGAACTTCAGCAATTCATTGACCCTGTTCGTATGAAGCCTTTTTTGCATATTTCGGGCATGTTTGGACAGGCACGGCATTATGCTGCGTTTGTGGTGCCTGTTGCGCCACATCCAACCAATAAAAATGGCATCATTGTGTGGGATCTCATGGAAGATGCTCAACCTTTGTTAGAGTTGAGTGTTAAAGAAATCCAACATCGTGTTTTTACCCGACAAGATGAGCTTGGTGATATATCCCGTTTACCTCTCAAAGTGATTCACTACAATCGTGCACCTGCGGTGGCGCCTGCAACCTTTTTAAAAGATGAGCAGATCGTGAATCGACTCGGATTAGATGGTGACAAATGTCGTCACAATCTTGCCATGATTAAACAGCATACTGGTTTGGCTGCGAAGCTAAGCGATGTGTTTGTTCAAGAAGAGCGGACGATTGATAAAGATCCCGATTTAATGCTTTATTCAGGCGGTTTCTTTTCTCGAGAAGATAAAACTAGAATGGATACCATTCGATCAACGCCTGCGGAGCATTTAACTGAGCTGAGTTTATCATTTGATGATCGACGCTTGCCTGAAATGTTGACGCGTTACATAGGTCGTAACTATCCAGAACAATTAACCGAACAACAACGACAGGAATGGGAAGAATATCGTCAAATTCGTTTATTAGAGACGGATGGTGGTGGTTCAATTACGATGGCACAATATTTTGATCGCTTAAATGCCATCGCCCAAACACCCGATTTATCAAGTCGTCAGCAAATCATGCTGCAAGACTTAGCGGATTATGCGCAAAGTATTTACCCAATGGACATGTAA
- a CDS encoding DEAD/DEAH box helicase has protein sequence MSDADIQPTFDSLGLIAPVLKAVADLGYEQPSAIQAQSIPYLLEGHDLLGQAQTGTGKTAAFALPLLSRIDVTDKTTQLLVLAPTRELAIQVSEAFQSYARNIPDFHVLPIYGGMSYDSQLRQLRRGVQVVVGTPGRVMDHIRRKTLKLDTLKALVLDEADEMLRMGFIDDVEWILEQTPSERQIALFSATMPSVIRQVANRHLNNPKEVKIVTKTSTATTISQKYWQVSGLHKLDALTRILEMNEHDGMIIFVRTKAATVELAEKLTARGHACEALNGDISQNLRERTVDRIKKGQIDILVATDVVARGLDVERVSHVVNYDIPYDTESYVHRIGRTGRAGRSGTAILFVAHRERRMLQAIERATRQPIEKMNLPTASDINEQRVSRFKQRITDTMDNENLDFFLELVQSYQKDNEVDPLKMAAALAHMAQGKTPLLLSEMEVRQERRERREGRDSRDGREDRAPRERKVRPVTADAMPLKDDPNTAMTRYVVQVGYSAGVKPGNIVGAIANEASIESRYIGHIEIYEDFATVDLPSNLESGALGKLSKMRICGQRTDIAKLENADELNKRAASPSGRRRPGGGEKRGYGDRERRRSSGGRDRGERRPRAPRKDS, from the coding sequence ATGTCTGATGCTGATATTCAGCCTACATTTGATTCGTTGGGCTTAATTGCCCCTGTTCTAAAAGCGGTTGCTGACCTAGGTTACGAGCAACCCTCTGCTATCCAAGCGCAAAGTATTCCATATCTATTAGAAGGTCACGACCTTTTGGGGCAAGCGCAGACGGGTACTGGTAAGACGGCAGCATTTGCGCTTCCGCTCTTGTCTCGCATTGACGTGACAGATAAAACGACACAATTACTTGTATTGGCTCCAACTCGTGAACTTGCTATTCAGGTATCTGAAGCATTTCAAAGTTACGCTCGCAATATTCCTGACTTCCACGTATTGCCAATTTACGGTGGTATGTCTTATGACTCGCAACTACGTCAACTTCGACGTGGCGTGCAAGTGGTTGTTGGTACACCAGGTCGCGTGATGGATCATATCCGTCGTAAGACTTTGAAATTGGATACCCTAAAAGCACTTGTATTAGATGAAGCTGACGAAATGTTACGCATGGGCTTCATTGATGATGTTGAGTGGATTCTGGAGCAAACGCCTTCAGAGCGCCAAATTGCTTTGTTCTCAGCGACTATGCCTTCAGTGATCCGCCAAGTGGCTAATCGCCATTTGAACAATCCAAAAGAAGTGAAAATTGTCACTAAGACATCAACAGCGACCACTATTTCTCAAAAATACTGGCAAGTTAGCGGCTTACACAAGCTGGACGCTTTGACCCGTATTCTTGAGATGAACGAGCATGATGGCATGATCATCTTTGTTCGTACCAAAGCGGCCACGGTTGAGCTGGCTGAAAAGCTAACCGCTCGTGGGCATGCTTGTGAGGCGCTAAACGGTGACATTAGTCAGAACTTACGTGAGCGTACCGTTGATCGTATCAAGAAAGGTCAAATCGATATTCTTGTGGCGACCGACGTAGTGGCACGTGGCTTAGACGTTGAACGCGTTAGCCATGTTGTTAACTATGACATCCCATACGATACCGAATCTTATGTCCACCGTATCGGTCGTACAGGTCGTGCTGGTCGTTCTGGTACGGCAATCTTGTTTGTTGCTCATCGTGAGCGTCGTATGTTGCAAGCCATTGAGCGTGCGACTCGTCAGCCAATTGAGAAGATGAATTTGCCAACCGCATCTGACATCAATGAGCAGCGTGTGAGTCGTTTTAAACAGCGCATCACTGATACCATGGATAACGAGAATCTTGACTTCTTCTTGGAGCTTGTCCAAAGCTATCAAAAAGACAATGAAGTCGATCCTCTTAAAATGGCTGCGGCGTTAGCTCATATGGCACAAGGTAAAACACCTTTGTTGTTGTCTGAAATGGAAGTTCGTCAAGAGCGTCGTGAGCGTCGCGAAGGCCGTGATAGCCGTGACGGTCGTGAAGACAGAGCGCCACGTGAGCGCAAAGTTCGTCCTGTAACGGCTGACGCTATGCCGCTTAAGGATGATCCAAATACTGCAATGACACGTTACGTTGTTCAAGTAGGCTACAGTGCTGGTGTTAAGCCGGGTAACATTGTAGGAGCGATTGCGAATGAAGCGTCTATTGAAAGTCGTTACATTGGTCACATCGAAATCTATGAAGATTTTGCGACCGTTGATTTGCCTTCTAACTTGGAGTCAGGTGCGTTAGGTAAATTGAGCAAGATGCGCATTTGTGGTCAGCGTACGGACATCGCTAAATTAGAAAATGCTGACGAGTTGAATAAACGCGCAGCATCGCCATCAGGACGTCGTCGTCCGGGTGGTGGCGAGAAACGTGGTTACGGTGATCGTGAACGCCGTCGTTCGAGTGGCGGTCGTGACCGTGGCGAGCGCCGTCCACGTGCTCCACGTAAAGACAGTTAA
- a CDS encoding YchJ family protein, whose product MPIPVNCPCGTGNPYEMCCGMYHNNPGTAPTAEILMRSRYSAFAIGDFEYIAVTQKLKEDPKQNAKDIEASNQNTQWIKLEVTDTEAGLEKDKTGMVYFSAHFKEGKHIGRLSERSLFKKVKGQWFYLSGEHEVEKNTPLIKSDEMKIGRNDPCSCGSGKKFKKCCASA is encoded by the coding sequence ATGCCAATCCCAGTAAATTGCCCATGTGGAACGGGCAATCCTTACGAAATGTGCTGTGGCATGTATCATAACAACCCAGGTACGGCGCCAACGGCGGAAATTTTAATGCGTTCACGCTACAGTGCATTTGCCATTGGTGACTTTGAGTACATTGCCGTAACGCAAAAACTCAAGGAAGACCCAAAACAAAACGCAAAAGACATAGAAGCAAGCAATCAAAACACACAATGGATTAAGCTAGAAGTCACCGATACGGAAGCAGGTTTAGAAAAAGACAAAACCGGTATGGTGTATTTTTCAGCTCACTTCAAAGAAGGAAAACACATAGGACGGCTGAGTGAACGCTCTCTTTTCAAAAAAGTAAAAGGTCAATGGTTTTACTTATCAGGCGAACATGAGGTGGAAAAGAACACCCCTCTGATCAAATCAGATGAAATGAAGATAGGTCGTAATGATCCATGTTCTTGCGGGTCTGGTAAGAAATTCAAAAAATGCTGCGCATCAGCATAG
- the pyrC gene encoding dihydroorotase codes for MNEITIIKPDDWHLHFRDDDMLLETVPATARCFSRAIVMPNLVPPVMNADMALSYKERILSARPQGSDFMPLMTLYLTDKTSVEDIKAAKQAGVVAVKMYPAGATTNSDSGVTSVESRYPIFEALAENDMLLLIHGEVTHNHVDIFDREKEFIDQHMTKIVESVPNLKVVFEHITTKDASDFVLSAREGVAATITPQHLMMNRNDMLVGGVRPHNYCLPVLKRSSHQEALRQVVASGSNRFFLGTDSAPHARHKKENACGCAGCYSAWSALELYTQVFEELDALDKLEGFASLHGPDFYGLPRNTDTVTLVKEEWQVPDSINLANGEPIVPFFSGREVSWKLKA; via the coding sequence ATGAACGAAATTACCATAATAAAGCCAGACGATTGGCACTTACATTTTCGTGATGATGATATGTTGTTGGAAACGGTGCCAGCGACAGCGCGTTGTTTTTCAAGAGCGATTGTGATGCCGAACTTGGTGCCGCCTGTAATGAATGCGGACATGGCTCTGAGCTATAAAGAGCGTATCCTATCCGCTCGACCACAAGGCAGTGATTTTATGCCGCTGATGACCTTGTATCTCACTGATAAAACCAGTGTAGAAGACATCAAAGCGGCTAAGCAAGCGGGTGTCGTGGCAGTAAAAATGTATCCGGCAGGCGCGACGACTAACTCGGATTCGGGGGTGACGTCTGTTGAGTCGCGTTATCCAATTTTCGAAGCTTTAGCTGAAAATGATATGTTGCTATTGATTCACGGTGAAGTGACGCATAACCATGTTGATATATTTGATCGTGAAAAAGAATTTATCGACCAGCATATGACAAAAATTGTCGAGAGTGTACCTAATCTAAAAGTGGTGTTTGAACACATTACCACAAAGGATGCGTCTGATTTTGTGCTTTCTGCTCGCGAAGGCGTTGCGGCAACCATTACACCGCAGCACTTAATGATGAATCGAAATGATATGTTAGTGGGTGGTGTTCGTCCGCATAATTACTGCTTACCTGTTCTTAAGCGTTCTTCGCACCAAGAAGCCTTGCGTCAAGTCGTGGCGTCTGGTTCAAACCGCTTCTTCCTCGGAACCGATTCTGCGCCACATGCTCGTCATAAAAAGGAAAATGCCTGTGGCTGTGCGGGCTGTTACAGTGCTTGGTCTGCATTGGAGCTTTACACTCAAGTGTTTGAAGAGCTAGATGCCTTAGATAAGCTAGAAGGTTTTGCTAGCCTACATGGTCCAGACTTTTACGGTCTACCACGTAACACAGACACAGTGACGTTAGTCAAAGAAGAGTGGCAAGTGCCGGATAGCATTAACTTGGCAAACGGTGAGCCTATTGTGCCTTTCTTTTCCGGTCGAGAGGTATCTTGGAAGCTAAAAGCCTAA
- a CDS encoding DUF599 domain-containing protein — MDSRSVALLINPLDLTTLFVFFACWWGYALYAQYNSKRRACLVSVLHQFRLAWMSRLLRRDNRIADASVMANLERSSLFFASSSLLIIAGLFTAFNYSEKALGIISDFYLLAPMSQQEWELKIIVLVVIFSYAFFTFTWSVRQYNFCSVLVGSAPLATERGIEDSERELYARHMAQICSLAANQFNYGLRAYYFAMAFCGWFLGPYFCMAASVMVVAVLYRREFRSKTFKTLSRGLVMNSNAT, encoded by the coding sequence ATGGATAGCCGTTCAGTTGCCTTGTTAATAAACCCACTTGATCTTACCACTTTGTTTGTTTTTTTTGCTTGTTGGTGGGGGTATGCCTTATACGCGCAATACAACTCTAAACGTCGTGCTTGTTTGGTGAGTGTGTTACATCAATTTCGTTTGGCATGGATGTCGCGTTTGTTAAGGCGAGATAATCGCATTGCCGATGCTTCAGTGATGGCAAACCTTGAACGCAGTAGTTTGTTTTTTGCTTCCAGTAGCTTGTTGATCATCGCAGGCTTGTTTACGGCGTTTAATTATTCTGAAAAGGCCTTGGGAATCATCTCTGACTTCTATTTGTTGGCCCCTATGAGCCAACAAGAGTGGGAGTTAAAAATTATCGTGTTAGTGGTGATTTTCTCCTATGCTTTTTTTACCTTCACATGGTCTGTTCGTCAGTATAATTTTTGTTCCGTTCTGGTCGGTAGTGCACCTCTTGCAACGGAGCGAGGTATTGAGGACAGTGAACGAGAGTTGTATGCAAGACACATGGCGCAAATTTGCAGTTTGGCGGCGAACCAATTTAACTATGGGTTAAGAGCTTATTATTTTGCCATGGCATTTTGTGGTTGGTTTTTAGGGCCTTATTTTTGTATGGCGGCCAGTGTGATGGTAGTGGCGGTATTGTATCGTCGAGAATTTCGTTCAAAAACGTTTAAAACGCTCAGTCGTGGATTGGTGATGAATTCAAATGCTACCTAA
- a CDS encoding molybdopterin-dependent oxidoreductase, with protein MTKSIVLTCATYILSAVISMTATAATLPKPTGKVILTVSGEIAHTNTDKNTAEFDRDMLLSLGVFDMETVTPWTEGSDLYQGPMLSSILQAVGAMGETLKVSALNDYSAKMPLSDATDYDVMLAMDMNGEAMSIRDKGPLFIIYPFSDMPELNNEVIHNRSVWQIKSILVE; from the coding sequence ATGACTAAATCCATTGTTCTAACGTGTGCCACTTACATATTATCTGCGGTTATTAGTATGACGGCCACAGCAGCCACCTTGCCTAAGCCTACAGGAAAGGTGATCTTAACCGTTTCTGGCGAAATTGCTCATACTAATACAGATAAGAATACCGCTGAGTTTGATCGCGACATGTTGCTGTCCTTAGGTGTGTTTGATATGGAAACGGTAACGCCTTGGACGGAAGGTTCTGATTTATATCAAGGGCCAATGTTAAGTTCGATTTTGCAGGCAGTTGGTGCTATGGGTGAAACCCTAAAAGTCTCCGCACTGAATGATTACAGTGCGAAAATGCCACTCTCTGATGCGACCGACTATGATGTTATGTTGGCCATGGATATGAACGGTGAAGCCATGTCGATACGTGACAAAGGACCACTGTTCATTATTTACCCTTTTAGCGACATGCCTGAGCTTAATAATGAAGTGATACACAATCGTTCTGTTTGGCAGATTAAATCCATCCTAGTTGAGTAG